The Maridesulfovibrio zosterae DSM 11974 genome window below encodes:
- the queF gene encoding preQ(1) synthase, which translates to MAAVANTWRRIVKTTKSQDNTESLVSLGKAGATKYNYDTPSPEILETFPNNFPERNYIISIEFPEYTSLCPVTGQPDFANIIIEYIPDEVCVESKSFKLYMGSYRNHQSFMETITNNMLDHFVDRLSPLWMRVKGIFSPRGGTSLHVFAEHYNKESARYDEVREAVREWKMECGRHNA; encoded by the coding sequence ATGGCTGCTGTAGCAAATACATGGAGAAGAATTGTGAAGACAACTAAAAGTCAGGATAATACAGAATCGTTAGTTTCTCTTGGGAAAGCCGGAGCAACAAAGTACAATTATGACACCCCGTCTCCTGAGATACTTGAAACTTTCCCGAATAATTTTCCGGAACGTAACTACATTATCAGTATTGAATTTCCTGAATATACATCTTTATGTCCAGTAACTGGACAGCCTGATTTCGCCAATATCATTATTGAGTATATTCCCGATGAAGTTTGTGTTGAGTCAAAGAGTTTCAAACTTTACATGGGGTCATACCGCAATCATCAGTCTTTTATGGAAACTATTACAAATAACATGCTTGACCATTTTGTAGATAGGCTTTCACCTCTGTGGATGCGCGTAAAAGGTATTTTCTCTCCTCGTGGTGGTACCAGTCTGCATGTTTTTGCAGAACATTATAACAAAGAAAGTGCTCGGTATGATGAGGTTCGCGAGGCTGTAAGAGAATGGAAGATGGAGTGCGGAAGACATAACGCATAA
- a CDS encoding putative zinc-binding protein, translating to MEEKYETGFMVLSCSGGSSSGQAANNLAVELNKSGFAKMVCLAGVGAGKEDCVEDAGKVHDLIVIDGCDKVCSKKMLEKIGINPVHTFCLTNMGVECPAADVDPELLTELRKKIKLLFGQNRADVKYAVCGCDTCVRD from the coding sequence ATGGAGGAGAAGTACGAAACAGGTTTTATGGTTTTAAGTTGTTCGGGAGGTTCAAGTTCTGGACAGGCCGCAAATAACCTTGCTGTTGAGCTTAACAAGAGTGGATTTGCAAAGATGGTGTGCCTGGCTGGTGTGGGGGCCGGGAAGGAGGATTGCGTGGAAGATGCTGGTAAGGTTCATGATCTTATAGTTATTGACGGGTGTGATAAGGTCTGTTCAAAGAAGATGCTCGAAAAAATAGGTATTAATCCTGTTCATACTTTTTGCCTGACTAATATGGGGGTTGAGTGTCCAGCTGCCGATGTAGATCCTGAACTGCTTACTGAGTTACGTAAGAAAATAAAATTACTTTTCGGTCAAAACCGGGCAGATGTGAAATATGCTGTCTGCGGTTGTGATACTTGCGTCAGAGATTAA
- a CDS encoding diguanylate cyclase, with protein MDKVLIVDSSKVTASFIEYILKQEGFLCDLAYTYDEAKELIAHNDYFIALSSIVLEGVSSGKGIDLLLENDVPTIAVTSSLDDEILNDIFKKDIVDYVLKKNEHAEYIARIVRRIHKNKGLKIMVVDDSSAVRNWISNILRRQGLTVLTASDGKEACKIFYKNPDIKLVLTDYAMPQMDGIRLTAHLRSIKRMDELSIIVLSSDSNSRTAPLFLKTGANDFIHKSASVEEIFCRVNSNLESLELIAESRDLANRDFLTGIWNRRYFFEYANPLYNEFTSLDHDLCLAIMDIDNFKHVNDTYGHDAGDAVLKIFSRKLFNYVADRGLVARFGGEEFIVLLDSVSKNDLYVFLDDFRRAVEKSSVEYNSERISFTVSIGATAVKGNSLESMISCADELLYGAKASGRNKVICENK; from the coding sequence GTGGACAAGGTTTTAATTGTTGATTCCAGTAAAGTAACGGCTTCTTTTATTGAATATATATTGAAGCAGGAAGGATTCTTATGTGACCTGGCCTATACATACGATGAAGCCAAGGAACTGATCGCTCATAATGATTATTTTATTGCTTTAAGCAGCATCGTTTTAGAAGGAGTAAGTTCAGGTAAAGGTATTGATCTCTTATTAGAAAATGACGTTCCCACAATTGCAGTTACTTCTTCTCTAGACGATGAAATATTAAATGATATTTTCAAGAAAGATATAGTGGATTATGTGCTTAAGAAAAATGAACATGCTGAGTACATAGCCAGAATAGTACGCCGCATTCATAAGAATAAGGGGTTGAAGATTATGGTGGTGGATGATTCCTCTGCCGTACGAAATTGGATTTCTAATATTTTAAGGAGGCAGGGGTTAACCGTTCTTACTGCTTCAGATGGTAAAGAAGCATGTAAAATATTTTATAAAAATCCTGATATAAAATTGGTTCTCACCGATTATGCCATGCCGCAAATGGATGGAATAAGGCTTACAGCCCATTTACGGTCTATTAAGCGTATGGACGAACTTAGCATTATAGTTCTTTCATCTGATTCCAATTCTCGCACAGCTCCTTTATTTCTAAAGACCGGAGCCAATGATTTTATACACAAAAGTGCCAGTGTAGAAGAAATTTTTTGTCGGGTTAATTCTAACCTTGAATCTCTTGAACTGATTGCTGAATCACGTGATCTAGCGAATAGAGATTTTCTGACAGGTATATGGAACAGGCGTTATTTTTTCGAGTATGCAAATCCACTATACAATGAGTTTACATCGTTGGACCATGATCTATGTCTTGCTATTATGGATATTGATAATTTCAAGCATGTTAACGATACATATGGTCATGATGCAGGGGATGCTGTGCTCAAAATTTTCTCCCGTAAACTGTTTAATTACGTTGCAGATAGAGGTCTTGTCGCGAGGTTTGGAGGGGAGGAATTCATAGTCCTTTTAGACAGTGTTTCAAAAAATGATTTATATGTTTTTCTTGATGATTTCAGGCGGGCAGTAGAGAAATCCAGCGTGGAATACAATAGTGAAAGAATTTCATTTACTGTCTCAATCGGGGCTACTGCGGTCAAAGGGAATAGCCTAGAGAGTATGATAAGCTGCGCAGATGAGTTGCTTTATGGAGCCAAGGCTTCTGGTCGTAACAAAGTCATTTGTGAAAATAAATGA
- a CDS encoding late competence development ComFB family protein yields the protein MLTRDEFFKSGEIVNLSELAVYDELKSFIDKKEVEFCQCDKCLFDIVCVVLNSIPSLYSSSLVDRNYPNSEFKAEYGQLKSLAAVEIPKAIIQIKDKLHH from the coding sequence ATGTTGACACGAGATGAGTTCTTTAAATCCGGTGAGATTGTTAATTTGTCGGAACTTGCTGTCTATGATGAGTTGAAATCTTTTATTGATAAGAAGGAAGTTGAATTTTGTCAGTGTGATAAATGTCTTTTTGATATAGTGTGCGTTGTTTTGAATTCTATTCCCAGTCTCTATTCTTCCAGTCTTGTAGATAGAAATTATCCAAATTCTGAATTTAAAGCTGAGTATGGACAACTTAAAAGCCTTGCTGCAGTGGAGATTCCAAAAGCAATTATTCAAATTAAGGATAAATTACATCATTAA
- a CDS encoding efflux RND transporter periplasmic adaptor subunit: MSVINLVDKNVYVGKVLFLCSLLFLVAVISGCIGDDSKAKVKAQAMPVKVFEVKEVKFPIMGEYVAQIQAIKTVEIRSRVQGHLEERHFEEGQVVEEGQLLFVIDDRPYIEALKKAEAELASSKASLSKALKDYKRFKALFEQGAVSREEYDSKITDKQVLEANVRTAKSQVADAKINLGFTKIHAPMTGIIGRTQVDHGALIAKESTVMATISTVDPVYVNFSIPEKEYLVAVREMDARREKGLPPRSDNLQIILADGKFYAHNGTFNMADRAVDSSTGTLGLRAEFPNPERILRDGQYAKIVALLKTYDHALVVPTRAVLDVQGRKSLLTVSSNGTVVEKPVVQDYSNDSDTVITKGISAGELIIADGVNKIRPGILVVPKVENATSANQVE, translated from the coding sequence GTGAGTGTAATAAATTTGGTGGATAAAAATGTATATGTGGGAAAAGTTTTATTCTTGTGCTCGCTTTTGTTCCTTGTTGCGGTCATCAGCGGTTGTATAGGAGATGATAGTAAAGCAAAGGTAAAAGCTCAAGCTATGCCTGTGAAGGTTTTTGAAGTTAAAGAAGTAAAATTTCCGATCATGGGTGAATACGTTGCCCAGATTCAAGCTATTAAAACTGTTGAAATTCGTTCCCGGGTTCAGGGGCATCTTGAAGAGCGGCACTTTGAAGAGGGGCAGGTTGTAGAAGAAGGACAACTTCTTTTTGTCATAGATGATCGACCATATATCGAAGCCTTAAAAAAAGCGGAAGCCGAACTTGCCAGCAGCAAGGCTTCTCTCAGTAAAGCTTTAAAGGATTATAAAAGGTTCAAGGCTCTTTTTGAGCAGGGTGCTGTGAGCCGGGAAGAGTATGATTCAAAAATTACAGATAAACAGGTTCTTGAAGCAAATGTAAGAACAGCCAAGTCTCAAGTTGCAGATGCAAAGATTAATCTTGGTTTTACTAAGATACATGCACCTATGACTGGGATTATTGGACGTACTCAGGTCGACCATGGTGCGCTGATCGCAAAAGAATCTACTGTGATGGCGACTATTTCAACTGTTGATCCTGTATATGTTAACTTCAGTATTCCCGAGAAAGAATATCTTGTTGCTGTAAGAGAAATGGATGCCCGCCGAGAAAAAGGACTTCCTCCTAGAAGCGATAATCTGCAGATTATTCTGGCTGACGGAAAATTTTATGCACACAACGGGACATTCAATATGGCCGATCGGGCTGTAGATTCTTCTACGGGAACATTAGGTCTTCGCGCTGAATTTCCCAATCCTGAAAGAATTCTGCGTGATGGTCAGTATGCCAAGATAGTGGCTTTGCTCAAAACGTATGACCATGCTCTGGTCGTTCCAACTCGCGCTGTTCTTGATGTGCAGGGCCGTAAATCTCTGTTGACCGTTTCTTCGAACGGAACGGTTGTTGAGAAACCAGTCGTGCAGGATTATTCTAATGATAGTGATACAGTTATCACTAAGGGGATCAGTGCTGGAGAACTTATTATTGCAGACGGTGTAAACAAAATTCGTCCTGGAATTTTAGTTGTTCCCAAGGTTGAAAATGCTACCTCAGCTAACCAGGTAGAGTAA
- a CDS encoding efflux RND transporter permease subunit has protein sequence MVNFFIDRPIFSSVISIIITMVGLLSIFTLPIAQYPEIAPPTVQISTVYTGASADVVEQTVATPIEEQVNGAQDMLYMNSISSNDGRMVLNVTFDLGRDLELATVDVQNRVSLATPQLPAEVTKSGVSVKKQSPSMICVVSLLSPDGVFDSLFLNNYAKINLFDALSRIPGVGSVSLFGDQDYGMRIWLNPDKMARMSITSDDVVKAVQEQNLQAPAGQVGQPPASAGQQFQLTVRVKGRLSEPEEFGNIIIKALPDGSTVRIRDIARVEMGSKSYSAFGRQGKSEAAMLLIYQLPGANALDIVKSVRSTMKDLSGYFPTGMKYDIPYDTTLFVTASIDEVLQTLYEAMALVFIVVFIFLQNLRATIVPMIAVPVSLVGTFAFFQVLGFSINTLTLFGMVLAIGIVVDDAIVVVEAVQLKIDELGMDPKAATKAAMKEVSGPIVATTAVLIAVFVPVAFMGGITGQLYKQFALTLAVSVAISSINALTFSPAMSALLLRPQHEMRGPLGSFFRLFNKYFSAVTSGYTSGVKLIIRKSVLALGVFAALMVGAYTLFNTVPTGFVPNEDQGYFMINVQLPEGASLERSDAVVKKVEAILAKEAGVKDYFTLGGFNLITAAYSSYTSTLFAILEPWDARKDPSLNVNSILQKVQKELMGIQEARIICFNPPPINGIGSTGGLQFELQDRSGGSIEDLSQVASDYMAELYKHPELTGIFTTFSANVPQLYVDVDRDKVQKLGIPLNEVFSAMQTFLGGYYINDFNKYGRTFRVMAQADAQFRKSPDDVANFYVRSNTGKMIPLTTLLNQKKIYGPEYIQRYNLFRTIEITAATAPGYSTGQGIALMEEIARKTLPRGYGFDWTNIAYQEKKSGGEIIVIFALAVLMVFLVLAAQYESWIIPLAIVFAVPLGVFGAISGQFLRGLDNNVYAQIGLIMLVGLAAKNAILIVEFARQKHEHGMTLIEAAVEAAHVRFRPILMTSFAFILGVVPLVIAQGAGSSSRHALGTSVFSGMIAATILGVLFVPLFFVLLSNIQQKTNKLKDGHSDTDQKE, from the coding sequence ATGGTCAATTTCTTTATCGACAGACCCATTTTCTCTTCAGTTATCTCTATAATAATTACTATGGTGGGATTGCTTAGTATTTTTACTCTGCCAATCGCTCAATATCCTGAGATAGCTCCGCCCACAGTACAGATTTCAACTGTTTATACAGGTGCCAGCGCAGATGTTGTTGAGCAGACTGTTGCCACTCCAATTGAAGAGCAGGTCAACGGCGCACAGGATATGCTGTATATGAACTCAATCAGTTCAAACGATGGGCGCATGGTTCTTAATGTTACTTTTGATCTTGGCCGTGACTTAGAGCTTGCTACCGTCGATGTTCAGAACAGAGTCAGTCTTGCCACTCCACAGCTTCCAGCTGAAGTAACCAAGTCCGGCGTTTCAGTTAAGAAACAATCTCCAAGTATGATCTGCGTGGTTAGCCTCCTTTCTCCTGACGGTGTTTTTGATTCTCTGTTTCTTAACAACTATGCCAAGATTAATCTTTTTGATGCACTTTCCCGTATTCCAGGGGTTGGTAGTGTCTCCCTTTTCGGTGATCAGGACTATGGTATGCGTATCTGGCTTAATCCCGATAAGATGGCGCGTATGTCTATCACATCTGATGATGTGGTTAAAGCTGTACAGGAGCAGAACCTGCAGGCGCCAGCCGGACAGGTGGGTCAGCCTCCTGCTTCAGCAGGGCAGCAGTTCCAGCTTACAGTCAGGGTTAAAGGGCGTCTTAGCGAACCTGAGGAATTCGGAAATATTATAATCAAAGCTCTACCTGACGGCAGCACAGTTCGAATCCGCGATATAGCCCGTGTCGAGATGGGATCTAAGTCTTATTCCGCATTCGGTAGACAGGGTAAATCTGAAGCGGCAATGTTACTTATTTATCAGCTCCCCGGTGCAAATGCGCTTGATATTGTTAAAAGTGTCAGATCAACAATGAAAGATCTTTCAGGGTATTTTCCGACAGGGATGAAATATGACATTCCGTATGACACAACTCTGTTTGTAACCGCCTCAATTGATGAAGTTCTGCAAACTCTTTACGAAGCGATGGCGCTGGTTTTTATTGTTGTTTTTATCTTTTTGCAGAATTTGCGGGCAACCATTGTTCCGATGATTGCGGTACCAGTGTCACTTGTCGGAACTTTTGCTTTTTTTCAGGTGCTTGGTTTTTCCATTAATACGCTGACTCTTTTTGGTATGGTTCTGGCCATTGGTATTGTTGTCGATGATGCCATTGTTGTGGTTGAGGCTGTGCAGTTAAAAATAGATGAGCTGGGTATGGACCCAAAAGCGGCGACAAAAGCGGCCATGAAGGAAGTTTCAGGACCTATTGTAGCAACAACGGCAGTACTTATTGCCGTATTTGTTCCTGTTGCTTTCATGGGAGGTATTACAGGGCAGCTATATAAACAGTTTGCTTTGACACTTGCCGTTTCTGTGGCCATTTCTTCAATTAATGCTTTGACTTTTTCTCCAGCAATGTCTGCCTTGCTGCTTCGCCCTCAGCATGAAATGCGCGGTCCTTTGGGATCTTTTTTCAGGCTGTTTAATAAGTACTTCAGCGCAGTAACTTCCGGCTATACTTCAGGTGTAAAACTCATAATCAGGAAATCGGTTTTAGCTCTGGGCGTTTTTGCCGCGCTCATGGTTGGCGCGTATACTCTATTTAATACGGTCCCGACCGGATTTGTTCCAAATGAAGACCAGGGCTATTTCATGATCAATGTACAGCTGCCGGAAGGGGCGTCGCTTGAACGCTCTGACGCAGTTGTTAAAAAGGTTGAGGCAATTCTTGCGAAAGAAGCCGGAGTTAAAGACTATTTTACGCTTGGCGGTTTTAACCTTATTACTGCAGCATACTCATCCTATACATCCACTTTGTTCGCTATTCTTGAACCTTGGGATGCCCGTAAGGACCCTTCTTTAAATGTAAATTCTATTTTGCAGAAAGTGCAGAAAGAGCTCATGGGTATTCAGGAAGCCAGAATTATCTGCTTCAACCCTCCGCCTATCAACGGTATCGGTTCAACTGGGGGATTGCAGTTTGAATTGCAGGATCGTAGTGGCGGAAGCATTGAAGATCTTTCGCAAGTTGCATCAGATTATATGGCTGAACTGTATAAGCACCCAGAATTAACAGGTATTTTCACCACTTTCAGTGCAAACGTTCCACAGCTATATGTAGATGTTGACCGTGACAAGGTTCAGAAACTTGGTATTCCACTTAATGAAGTTTTCAGTGCCATGCAGACTTTCCTTGGTGGGTACTATATTAACGACTTTAACAAATACGGCAGGACATTCCGCGTAATGGCACAGGCTGATGCTCAGTTTAGAAAAAGCCCTGATGATGTGGCCAATTTCTATGTACGAAGTAACACAGGCAAAATGATTCCCCTGACAACTCTTCTTAATCAGAAGAAAATTTATGGTCCGGAATATATTCAGCGATATAACCTGTTCAGAACAATTGAGATAACAGCTGCGACAGCTCCTGGTTATAGTACTGGACAGGGCATAGCACTCATGGAAGAAATTGCCCGTAAAACTTTACCCAGAGGTTATGGTTTTGACTGGACCAACATTGCCTATCAGGAAAAGAAATCCGGTGGTGAGATTATAGTCATTTTTGCCCTTGCGGTTCTAATGGTTTTTCTTGTACTTGCCGCGCAATACGAGAGCTGGATTATTCCGCTGGCGATTGTTTTTGCTGTGCCGCTTGGTGTTTTCGGTGCAATTTCAGGACAGTTTCTACGAGGGCTTGATAACAACGTGTATGCACAGATCGGGCTCATTATGCTGGTTGGACTGGCGGCTAAGAATGCTATTCTGATCGTAGAATTTGCAAGGCAGAAACATGAGCACGGAATGACGTTGATTGAGGCGGCTGTAGAAGCTGCACATGTTCGTTTTCGTCCGATTCTCATGACCTCATTTGCTTTTATCCTTGGTGTCGTTCCCTTGGTAATCGCGCAGGGGGCAGGATCTTCAAGCCGACATGCGCTTGGAACTTCCGTTTTTTCCGGCATGATTGCAGCAACTATTCTCGGCGTGCTTTTTGTCCCACTGTTCTTTGTACTGCTTTCAAATATACAGCAAAAAACGAATAAGTTGAAAGATGGTCATTCGGATACAGATCAGAAGGAATAG
- a CDS encoding phosphatase PAP2 family protein, which yields MFSSSRKLSAYTALAGLIIIALIVLFYQSFDLPIAKAAHILKGTFAVTIGTFISDLASQHIIQTISFITLIAGSIDTMLYGFSTRSKALLLIALSTITAMLIGDELKWFFGRFRPPVYFKNGSYGFTWFSDRYLQNSFPSGHSLRAFSVATSIALLLPRKKYIPLLIAALIAISRVIVGKHYPADIIFGSFIGATCAVWSYYFIFQRNSKNE from the coding sequence ATGTTCAGTAGTAGCCGAAAATTAAGTGCCTATACTGCCCTTGCAGGACTTATCATTATAGCTTTAATTGTACTTTTTTATCAATCCTTCGACCTACCAATTGCAAAGGCAGCCCATATCCTGAAAGGAACCTTTGCAGTGACCATAGGTACTTTTATCAGTGATCTTGCCTCACAACACATAATCCAGACTATCTCATTTATTACACTGATTGCAGGCTCTATTGATACGATGCTCTACGGATTTAGTACCCGCTCAAAAGCATTACTGTTAATTGCTCTTTCTACTATCACAGCAATGCTGATCGGAGATGAGCTGAAATGGTTTTTCGGACGTTTCAGACCTCCAGTTTACTTCAAAAACGGATCATATGGTTTCACTTGGTTTTCTGACCGCTATCTGCAAAATTCATTTCCATCCGGGCACTCTCTGCGAGCTTTCTCCGTTGCTACATCCATAGCTCTGCTTTTACCAAGGAAAAAGTATATTCCGCTGTTAATAGCAGCTCTGATAGCCATCAGCCGTGTCATTGTCGGTAAGCATTATCCTGCAGATATAATATTCGGAAGTTTTATAGGGGCAACTTGCGCCGTCTGGTCATACTATTTTATTTTTCAGCGGAACAGTAAAAACGAGTAA
- a CDS encoding sensor histidine kinase, giving the protein MLSAFAGHKVTEECMLLSESDGVMNSHTFMVHSSPMTIDDESYAIIHLTDITDRKNKEIMEKIFLHDLMNAVNGITCAGNLLKEKTSPETINELAGMVVDRAGLMVNEINAHRLFISAENKQLKLQYETVDARKTIDSVCTFFANSSIVKKLNITISQKVDEFKIVTDQRILYRILENLIKNALESSPEHKTITVKASRDKEFATFCISNEKTIQRTVASQIFKRSFSTKGTGRGLGTYSVKLFTENYLSGKVWFDSSEEEGTNFYVKLPLMPH; this is encoded by the coding sequence ATGCTGTCAGCTTTTGCAGGACATAAAGTGACAGAAGAGTGCATGCTGCTCTCTGAGTCAGACGGTGTAATGAATTCGCACACGTTTATGGTTCACTCATCTCCTATGACTATCGATGACGAGTCCTATGCTATTATTCACCTTACCGACATAACTGATCGTAAGAATAAAGAAATCATGGAAAAGATATTCCTCCACGATTTAATGAATGCGGTAAACGGAATAACCTGTGCTGGAAATCTGCTGAAAGAAAAAACATCGCCTGAAACCATTAATGAACTGGCTGGTATGGTGGTAGACAGAGCCGGATTGATGGTTAATGAAATTAATGCCCATCGCCTGTTTATTTCTGCCGAAAACAAACAGCTTAAGCTTCAATATGAGACTGTGGATGCACGAAAAACAATCGATTCTGTTTGCACTTTTTTTGCCAACAGCAGTATAGTAAAAAAACTGAATATAACCATATCTCAAAAAGTTGATGAATTTAAAATTGTCACAGACCAAAGAATTCTTTATCGTATTCTTGAAAATCTAATCAAGAATGCACTTGAAAGCTCTCCTGAACATAAAACGATCACAGTAAAAGCGAGCAGAGACAAGGAGTTTGCGACTTTCTGCATAAGTAATGAAAAGACTATTCAAAGAACAGTAGCAAGTCAGATATTCAAAAGGTCATTCTCGACCAAAGGCACAGGACGAGGACTTGGAACATATAGCGTAAAACTGTTCACAGAAAATTATCTTTCCGGTAAAGTCTGGTTTGATTCATCTGAAGAGGAAGGAACAAATTTTTACGTCAAACTCCCCTTAATGCCACATTAG
- a CDS encoding META domain-containing protein, translating to MSKINIIGKASTLFLSLSILLSIGCANHVPSMKTDYSSAMNTKWVLEDIDGHGITDFAHIWLRFDGDRKIYGSGGCNNFRSNYFIENNEFKTQPFAMTRKACSPSLNIQESKFMQALRNIRTMHTQDNILYMTGSTHKLRFSKK from the coding sequence ATGTCAAAAATAAATATAATCGGAAAAGCCAGCACCCTATTTTTATCTTTATCAATACTGCTTTCCATTGGATGTGCTAACCACGTCCCAAGCATGAAAACAGATTACAGTTCTGCCATGAATACTAAATGGGTGCTGGAAGACATCGACGGGCATGGTATAACTGACTTCGCCCATATCTGGCTCAGATTCGATGGTGACAGAAAAATATACGGGTCCGGTGGGTGTAATAATTTCCGAAGCAACTACTTCATTGAAAATAACGAGTTTAAAACACAGCCTTTTGCGATGACAAGAAAAGCATGCTCTCCATCACTCAACATCCAAGAATCCAAATTCATGCAAGCTCTTAGAAACATCCGGACCATGCATACACAAGACAACATACTCTACATGACCGGCAGCACTCATAAACTTCGCTTTTCAAAAAAATAA
- the greA gene encoding transcription elongation factor GreA, producing the protein MSNIPISKEGFDKLKKELAQLKKERPEVIQAIKEAREEGDLKENGGYHAARERQGMLEAKINYIESRIPQFNVIDMSTLGGPKVTFGATVKLEDIETGDEKTYIIMGPDESDFKKGIISIESPVGKALLGKEEGDEVIVNAPRGKIEYGIVSIEFNGAA; encoded by the coding sequence ATGAGCAACATCCCCATTTCAAAAGAAGGCTTTGACAAGTTAAAGAAAGAGCTGGCCCAGCTCAAAAAAGAACGTCCAGAAGTAATTCAGGCTATTAAAGAAGCCCGTGAAGAAGGCGACCTGAAAGAAAACGGCGGCTACCATGCTGCACGCGAAAGACAGGGAATGCTTGAAGCAAAAATCAATTATATTGAATCACGCATCCCCCAGTTTAATGTTATCGATATGTCTACACTTGGTGGCCCTAAAGTAACATTTGGTGCCACTGTAAAACTCGAAGATATCGAAACCGGTGACGAGAAAACCTATATCATCATGGGACCTGATGAAAGCGATTTCAAAAAAGGAATTATCTCCATTGAATCCCCTGTAGGTAAGGCGCTTTTAGGTAAAGAAGAAGGTGATGAGGTCATCGTTAATGCCCCCCGTGGCAAAATCGAATACGGCATTGTTTCTATTGAATTTAATGGAGCTGCATAA
- a CDS encoding HD-GYP domain-containing protein, translating to MTSEIRSIKKRDVKPGMFVHGYGCGTFHDPFVAVGRFVETYDDIAKYLPEETEQVEILTDKIFEKKIKNDHSVRSAATAAADLAEALPAARRIHEDALDYARKFIDDVRNGKEINIAEAEPIIGQVIESISTNESAAITLAFLKSYDEYTFTHCINVNLYSLLLGKALGLDSDELKDLGLAAMFHDVGKGRISNTLLNKPGKLTDSEFETMKGHSLQGLKVLSNIKGLSEDVLCGVFEHHERYDGKGYPQKIKGDEIHKFARIIAICDVYDALTSVRVYKQAMTPAKSLSLMFKWKGTDFDPEYFNIFIRIMGVYPPGSMVQLEDKRYAIVLETNEAFPLKPKVKILFNHRMQPIISECVDLASCSDDGRELKVLRQPFPASMGIDMKQLSRFLV from the coding sequence GTGACCAGTGAGATCCGTTCAATTAAAAAAAGAGATGTTAAACCTGGTATGTTCGTGCATGGCTACGGTTGCGGAACCTTTCATGACCCGTTTGTTGCGGTCGGCCGTTTTGTCGAGACCTATGATGATATTGCAAAGTATTTGCCTGAAGAAACTGAGCAGGTGGAAATTTTAACAGATAAAATTTTTGAGAAGAAGATTAAGAATGATCATTCTGTTCGCAGTGCGGCTACTGCCGCTGCTGACTTGGCTGAAGCTCTTCCAGCGGCGCGTAGAATTCACGAAGATGCGTTAGACTACGCCCGTAAATTTATTGATGATGTACGAAATGGAAAAGAAATAAATATAGCTGAAGCAGAACCGATAATAGGGCAGGTTATTGAAAGTATCTCTACCAACGAATCTGCAGCGATTACACTGGCTTTTTTGAAAAGTTATGATGAATATACATTTACGCACTGTATAAATGTAAACCTCTACTCTCTCTTGCTTGGAAAAGCTCTTGGCCTTGATAGCGATGAACTCAAGGATCTGGGGCTTGCAGCTATGTTTCATGATGTCGGAAAGGGGCGTATTTCTAACACCTTGCTTAATAAACCCGGCAAACTTACTGATTCTGAGTTCGAAACGATGAAGGGACATTCGTTGCAAGGGCTTAAAGTTTTAAGTAATATTAAAGGTCTTAGTGAAGATGTGCTATGTGGAGTTTTTGAGCATCATGAAAGATATGACGGAAAAGGTTATCCCCAAAAAATTAAGGGTGATGAAATTCATAAATTTGCACGGATAATCGCAATTTGCGATGTCTATGATGCATTAACCAGTGTTCGGGTTTATAAACAAGCCATGACTCCTGCAAAAAGCTTAAGTCTTATGTTCAAGTGGAAGGGTACTGACTTTGATCCAGAATATTTTAATATTTTTATCAGGATTATGGGTGTTTACCCTCCAGGTTCCATGGTTCAGCTTGAAGACAAACGGTATGCAATTGTTCTTGAAACAAATGAGGCATTTCCTTTAAAGCCTAAAGTTAAGATTCTCTTTAACCATAGGATGCAACCAATCATTTCAGAATGTGTTGATCTGGCATCCTGTAGTGATGATGGTAGAGAATTGAAAGTCCTGCGTCAGCCTTTTCCTGCTTCCATGGGGATTGATATGAAACAGCTTAGCCGTTTTTTAGTCTAG